Below is a genomic region from Ferribacterium limneticum.
GCGCGCTTTGCACCAGTTCCAGTGCTATATCGAAGACCCGGTGGCCAGCGTCGATGCTGCCATCAAAGCCAGCCCTGAATTTGTCATGGGCCATATCCTCAAGGCCTATCTCCATTTGCTCGGCACCGAGCCGGCCGCCATCCCCGTGGCCCGCGGCTGCCTCGCCGCGACGGTCGGCATGCCGGCCAATGCCCGCGAGCGCGGCCATATCGATGCCGTGGCGCAAATGCTCGACGGGCAATGGCGCCGGGCCGGACGGCTGCTCGAAGATGTCAGCATTGACCACCCCCGCGACATCCTTGCCTTGCAGGCCGGGCATCTGGCCGATTTCTATGTCGGCAATACCCGGATGCTGCGTGACCGCATAGCCCGCGCGCTGCCCGCCTGGTCGCCGGACCTGCCGGGCTATCACGCGCTGCTGGGCATGCATGCCTTCGGTCTCGAGGAAAACGCCGACTACGCCCGGGCCGAGGCGCAAGGCCGGGCGGCCGTCGAGCTTGAACCGCGCGATGGCTGGGCCCAACACGCGGTGGCCCATGTCATGGAAATGCAATGCCGCACGCCCGACGGTATCGCCTGGATGCGCGCCAACCCCGCCGCCTGGTCCACCGACAGCTTTTTCAAGGTGCATCTGTGGTGGCACCTCGCCCTGTTCCACCTCGAGCTGGGCGAGATCGACGAAGTGCTGGCGCTGTTTGATGGCCCCATTCACGGCGAACGGTCGACCATGGTGCTCGACATGATCGACGCCTCGGCCCTGCTGTGGCGCCTGCACCTGCGCGGCGTCGACCTCGGCCAGCGCTGGTCAACGGTGGCCGATGGCTGGCAGCCGCTGGCCACGGCCGGCAACTACGCCTTCAACGACGTGCATGCGGTGATGGCCTTTGTCGGCGCCCGGCGCCCCGACGCCATCGCCGAGGTGCTGCAAACGCAGGAAGCCGTATTGCTCGGCAATGACGACAACGAAGCCTTCACCCGCGAGGTCGGGCATCCGCTGACGCTCGCTCTCAAGGCGTTCGGCCAGGGGGCCTACGGCGACACCGTACGCCTGCTGCGCCCGCTCCGCGAAATCGCCCACCGCTTCGGTGGCAGCCATGCCCAGCGCGACCTGCTCGACCTGACGCTGATCGAAGCGGCGCTGCGCGCCGGCCAGCACAATCTGGCCACCGCCCTGTGCGCCGAACGCCTGCCGAGCCGCGGCCACAGCCCGTTGACCCGGCAACTGCTGCGGCGCTGCGAGCCATTGAGCCTCGCCGCCTGAGTCTGCTTGCTGGACGGCCGTCTGGCATTTCATTTTTGGCCGTCTTTTCCGGTTGACCGTGGGATTGGCGGCAAGGGGGCTTCAGGCCCCCTTTTGCAATTATTGAAACGTAATTTTCTCAGGCTGCTAGTCTGAAAGCTGTGTCGAAACGAATACGAGGAAACAAGGGATGACTGTCGTGCGCAAACTCGGGATAGGCGTAGCCGTGCTGGTCGGCTTGCTGGTCGTGGCGGCCGGTGTGTTGTACGCGCTGTTCGACGAGGCGGCGATCAAGCGGCAACTGGTCGACCAAGTGGCGGCCAAGACGGGCCGGCAGTTGACCATCGGGGGCGAGCTTGGCCTCTCGGTCTGGCCGGACGTGGCGGTTCGCGTCGGGCAGCTTGGCCTTTCCGAAGCGGACGGCCGTAGCGAATTCCTCAAACTTTCTTCGGCTCGCATTGCGGTTGCCGTCATGCCGCTGCTCAGCAAGCGGCTGGAAGCCAGGCGCATTGAAATCGATGGTTTGACCGTCAATCTCGTCAAGCACAAGGACGGCTCGCTCAATATTGACGACCTGACCCGCGGCAAACCGGCGCCCGGCGCGGCGCCGGAGGCAGCGGCCGGCAAGCCTGGCGAGCCGCTGGAAATCGACGTCGCCGGGTTGGAACTGCGCAATGTGCGGGTCAATTGGCGCGACGAGGCAACCGGCAAGACCTCCGAAATTTCCGACCTTGACCTGTCGACCGGCGCCTTGTCCGGCAATACCGGGAGCAAGCATTTCTCGGTCGAAAAACTCAAGTTGGCGACGCAAGGCAGTTCCGGCGCCGACCATTTTGTACTCGCCCTTGAAACGCCGGGCGTGGTGTTGACGGCAGGCGAGGCCAAGGGCGAGACGCTGACTTTCACGGCGACGCTGGAAAGTGCCGGCAAAAAGGTGGCGGCCAAAATTGCGCTGCAGGATCTGGCCGGCTCGCTCGACGCGCTGACCATCCGCAACCTCGCTTTCGGGCTTGACGGCAAAGTCGGCGAAGCCGAATTCAAGGCCGATCTGAGCTCGCCGGTGAGCCTCAACGGCAAGGACAAAATCCTTACGCTAGCCAAGCTGGCCGGCAGTCTTGAGGTAAGCAGCCCGGCGCTGCCCATGAAGCAGGTCAAGCTGCCGATGGACGGTCGGCTGACCGCCGACATTGGCCGCCAGCGGGCTGATCTCGCCCTCAAGACTCGTCTCGACGACGCGCAAATGGACCTCAAGCTGCTGGTCGAGCGCTTCTCGCCCCTGGCGCTGGATTTCACCCTCGGCATAGACCAGCTCAATGTCGACCGCTATCTGCCGCCAAAAAAGGCCGGGTCAGGCGGCAAGGCGACCGCCAAAACCGAAACGGGCGGTGGGGCGGAGGCGAAGATCGATCTGTCGGCGCTGAAAGGCCTCGACCTCAAGGGCGCCATCAAGATCGGCCGACTGCAGGCCCACAAGCTCAAACTCAGCGGGCTCGACGTGCAGATCGAGGCGGCCGGCGGTCGTCTGCAGGTCGCACCGCTGCGCGCCAGCCTCTACGGCGGATCGCTCGACGGGGCGCTCGCGGTCAACGCCGCCAACAACCAGTTTTCCCTGCGCCAGAACCTGCGTGGCATCGATATCTCGCCGCTGCTCAAGGATCTGGCCGACAAGGATTTTCTCGAAGGCCATGGCAATGTGTCGCTCGATGTCATGACACGCGGCGACACGGTTTCTGCCCTCAAGCGCGGGCTGGCCGGCAAGGCAGCTCTCGACTTGCGTGACGGCGCCATCAAGGGCATCAACGTGGCGAAACTGCTGCGCAGCGCCAAGAACTTGCTAGGTGGCAAGCAGGCCGTCAGCGGTACCGCCGATACGGCGGAAAAGACTGAATTTTCCGGGATGACCGCCAGCTTCACCATCGACGGCGGTATCGCCCGGAACAACGACCTGTCGCTGAAATCACCCGTCGTGCGCCTGGCCGGCGAAGGCGCCATCGACATCGGGCACGACCGGGTCGACTATCTCGCCAAGGTCAGCGTCGATGAGTCATTGACCGGCCCCGGCTCGGAACTGGCGCAGCTCAAGGGCATTTCCGTACCGCTGCGCCTGCGCGGCCCGTACAGCCAGATCGCCTACACGCTCGAACTCGACAAACTGCTCGTCGAAGTCGCCAAGAGCCAGCTCAAGGAAAAGGCCAAGGAAGCGCTGGGCAAGGAGTTGCAGAAACTGTTCGGGAGATAGGGCGTAAGTCCGAAATTCGATTGCTTCGGACGAATAGGGAGCTTATTTGCCTGAAGCAGAGCACCATCGAGATCGGTTTGCGGAGGCTTCCACGGTCAACCGGAAAAAACGGCCAAAATTGAAATAGTGGAAAACAGCAGGGGGCTACCTCCCGTCTTTCCGGGAAACGCGTCATCCAAGGCGACACCAAACCCAATTGGTATTTCGATTTGTGCTATCCGGAACCTTTGAGTGAAGCGCTCAAAGAATTGACGGATTGTTTGCGCGACGAATTGCCCGATGAGGACAATGGATAAGAAGTAAATAGCTTGCCCGTCACTCCTACTCGGCTCGGACGGGGCGCAATCTTCTGGCGATGCTGCACCAGTGTTTGGGATCTTCGTAGCCGGTGACACCCCATCTGGCGCGGTGTGCGTCGCCGCAGACGAGCGGCCGAAGTCGTGACAAATCGAGTTTGTCGTAGGTGACGCCCCACAGGCAACTGGCAGCGTTGTAGGAGGCGCAGGCCGGGTTGCCGTCCGACATGATTCGGAAAACGGCCAAGCCGCCGTTCGGTGCCGGGAAATCGTGGGATCGCCAGCCGGTCCGTGCCAGCCTTGCTCTCTCGGCAGCGACTCTGTCAGCTTCGGCCGCCTTTTCGGCGGCAAGCTTATCCGCTTCCCTTCTTTCGCCAGCAATTCTGTCGGCTTCGGCCTGGGCTTGGGCTTTGGCGCTTTCCAGGCTACGCCGCTCGGCATTGAGCTTCGCCTTCTCCGCAGCCAACTTGTCGGCTTCGGCTTGTTGGTTTGCGCGGTCGCGGGCCATCTTGTCCGCTTCCGCCACCCTCGCTTTCTCAGCCGCCATTTTGTCTGCTTCGGCTTTTCGGGCGTATTCCTGCGCCAGTCGGTCCGAATCGGCAGCTAGTGCTTTCTCGGTTGCAGACCTCTCTTGTTCGGCGGTGTTTTGGTACACCCAGTAACCACCAGCCCCGAGTGCGATGGCCGTCAACGAGAGCGCAATGAGGGTGAGCGAGTTTTTTCCCGCGGCTGGCGCTGCTCGCGGCGATGTTGCGCCATCTTCTGTCTTTGGCGTGCTCCGGCCTGGCACGGCAGCCTTCTCCGACGTTTCGACGCCGCCTTGTTGCAGTGAAGCAACATGCGGGCTCAACGCCTTGATCAGCACTTGAACATCCGAGTCCCAACGCGCGTGCGTCAACTCGACGCCGTTGCGATAGGCAAGCTCTGTGAGGTCCGTCGGCAACTGGTCAGCGCGCGGCATGCGCGCCCCGTGCACGAGCACTGGCACGACCGGAATGTCGCGCTTCAACGCCGAGGCGGTTTCAAGGCGGACGAAATCCAAAGGGTCGTCGAGCCGGCGCTGGCCCGCCTCATCCGTGGCGTCGACCCAGCTCTTGCCGATGATCGCCAGCAACACCCCGCACGAGGCCACGTGCTCATCGATGACGCGGCGAAAATCACGTCCCGGCTCAATGCCGGCCACATCCATGAAGACCGTGTCCTCGCCGAAATGGCTGATGAGATCGTCGAACAAGCGACCGGCCTGACCTTCGGCATCTTCTCGGCGATAGCTTATGAAAATGGCACGCATAACGGCCTCCTTGCCGCGCTATTCAAAGCAACGCGACGTTTAAATATTTCTTTCGTTTATTTCTTGAATCCCGTGCCGTTCAGACTGCGGCCCTCCTGCCAAGTTCCATCCAGCATAGTGGTGACAAGGCCGGGTGCAGCGTTGAACGCGACAAGAAAACAATAGGTGTCGGACCGCTACTGTTCGGCCGCTGGGGTAGCGCTGGAGCGGCTTCCACGGTCAACCGGAAAAAAGCGCGAAATTTGAAAGGGGAAAAAACTCCGACCGCTATGGTGCTGCGTGGCGTTTACAAAACGACACATATTATTTGTTGCAATGCAGCATGATTCTGAGACAATAGCGACTGTCTCCTCCATCTCCTCCAAGAAATGGATTTATGCCCGCCCAAAGCGGGCATTTTTTTGCCCGGATGAATGACTCGCAGGGTGAACAGGTGCGCATTGGCACCATTCGTACAGACAAAAAAGAAGCCCGTCTAACGCGGGCTTTCAGGTGGTTTGTCTCCTCCACCCAAATCAAAAGGGTTCGGTTGGACGCCATGCATCCAAGAGGTGCGGAATTGTCGCTGGTTCAATCGATTTTGTATAGATGAATTTCAATCCCGCGGCAACGACGTGGGAGGCCAAGCAGATCTTCAGCAAATTCGCCGCGACAGCCGCATGTCCGATGCACTAAAAATAGGGATGACCCCTGTTGTTCTGATTAATTCGACCTTGGCCCCTTTGATTCACATGAGCCAGCTTCCTTCTCGCTGTGCCTATGGGGCTGGCTGAAAGGCAGCCAGTTGCTTTTGCAGCTTCCAGGCATCGCATTCCGGGCAGATCGTGCCGCGCCCCTTGCCGGTCAGCATGACCATGGCGTTTGCGCGGCACTTCTTGCAGCGGATGCCGAGGTGGCTCAGATCGAGATAGGGTTTCGTCCAGTCAGACGTCACTTCAGGCAGCGTGGCCGCCAGCCAGGCAAATTCACCGACGTCGAAGAAGTTGCCCAGTCCGATCCAGCGCAATGCCTTCAGCTTGCCGAGCGGGCGCAACGAACCATCGGCAACGTGAACCGCGCCGAGGTGCAGCCAGCGCAGCCGGGTCAGGTCGGCGAGCGGGGCCAGCGTGGCCAGTGTCTGGCGCTTGCGTTCCGCGCCGGAAAAGCCGAGGCCTTCAAGATCCGTCAGGGTGGCAAGCGGCGAAAGGTCAGTGATTGCCTTGAGATTGTCCAGTTCCAGCCAGCGCAGCGACGACATTTCGCCGAGCACGTCAATGTTCGTCACGCCGGGCGAACTGCCGAGATGCAGCGCCTGGAGCCTGTCCAGCGCCGGCAGGGCAGCCAGCGAGGAGATGTTGCTCCATTTGACGTAAAGGCCTTCGAGCGACGGTATGCGGCAGGCAGCGTCGAATAGCGCCTGCGGCGTGCGCGACTGAAACCACAGATAGCGAACGCCATTCAGGGTCGGCAGGAACTCGCACCAAGCCTGCACTAACGCCTTCTGCGCCTTGGCCGGCAAGTCGGTCTGGGTGCAGGCGATGGCCAGGTTTTCACCGCCCGCATAGTCCTCCGGCTGGCGCACGCTGCGGGGCGGAAAATCCTCGCCCGGCCGGTGGTACCAGAAGCCGTGCCAGGGCTGGGGCCCAGCCCGCCTTGCCTGCTCCTGCGCAGCAAGCACGGCATCCTGAAGCTGCTTGCGGAATTCGTCCATCGACAGGTTCATGAGATCTCCCGATTCATTGCAGGCTGCGGCCGCGTTATCAAGCAAAGGGGTCGGAGTTAATTAGATTTTGTTCAAACAAATAATAGGGGTCTGACCCCTATTGTTCTGAAAAAGCCGGGACATGCACGGCCGATTTTGTTTTTGGCTGTTTTTTCCGGGTGACCGTGGGAGTCAGAAAAACTAATTCACTCTGACCCCTTTGGCTTGATTGACCCCTATTGTCGGTTTAATTCGACCCTGGCCCCTTTGATTGCTTTGATTGCGATTGCTTATGTGTTGCTGATAACAGCGGCGGGAATGCTATGAATAACGAGGCAATATTTTTTGCTTGTAGGTGTCGCGGCAAGAACTTTGGTTAGCTTTGCAGATGTGGATTTGCTACGACTCCCTTTACCTTGGTTTGACGCTTTGACATGCGCAAGGGCTCTGCTTTCCGCTTGTGCCTTGCTATCAGCAGTAACAATTACTTCGCGGATGCTTTCGTCTTTGTCGGTGTGGAGATAAACCCTATATAAACGGTCAGTCATTTTTTGCTCCAAAAATGTGGTTAGTATTACCCAAGAGTGTGTGTTGATAGGTTTGGGTGCTGTTGTTTGGTGATTTTAATTCATGGCTTACTGTTTATAACACTGGCGGCACTCATGAAAATTAGGGAAATTAGCTCGAGAAGAAGGAGTAAGCAATAAATGAAGGCAAAAAAACTTGCTCCGGCAAGCTGATGTTGGCCATCAAATATTTTTGCGAAAACAGCGATTATTATGGCCAACACCATCATGAGTAGTGGATAACCCATGTCCGCATTTAATAGGTTTGTTTTTATTTTTTGGTTGTTCATGGCTCCGGGGAGTGAGAATATTAGTGCATAAACGCCAAGTCCAAAGCCCAATAGGTTTGGGAAAATTGAAATCGTTAATTCATATCCAATTTCGCTATGCTGAATTGGTATAATAACCTTGTCAGCAACTGAGCTAAACCAAGGTATGTGTCCACAAATCCACTGCGCAAAGGATTGTCCGTAAAACAAAAACGTTACAAGAGCTGAAAGAGATAGTCGAAATCCAAATCTAGAAACCCATTGTATTGGAGGCGCAATACGGTCCACGAACAATATGTCGCCTCGCCAAGCATAGGCATTGACGATCAATGCAATGTCTTTTACAACTGGTATTTTGATCAAGATCCAAAGTAGAAAAACGTATATGTATCTCACACCTTTCCTTTCGTTTAAACCTTCCTTCGCGACTCTGCCTCGGCTACAGGGATTGATGCCAGAACATTCATTATTAGTCTATCCTCGCTATCAGATGTTCCCTGAACTACATTTTTTTTGAGAGGGTGATTATTCATATGGAAAACCCTCCTCCGGATGCTTTTCCCAATTTTTTCCATGTATGAAATACTGGCATTTCCATAAACTTTAGCAGTATTCAAAAACATTCTTGAATAATCGCTAAGCCCCATTTTTCCTGGCGAGTCTGTTTTTTCGATGTGCCCGAGAGTGTGAACGTTATTGCTCTTTAATTGGGAAACAACCGCATCTACAAATTGATCTGAGTTTGCAAAAGTTAGTTCAACCTCGATACGATTGTATCCACAAGCCTTCTTAAAAACATCATCTAAGGCGCTTGAGCTAGATAGCTCTATTACTTTTAATTCATAATCAGAAAAACTGGATTCCACAATCGGTTTTAGAAAATCCTTCAGTGCCAGAGTAAAGACACTGGCTGCAGGCAAGCTACCATTTTTATCGGAATTTTGCACTGCCATAATGTGTCTGGTGTGATCAAAAACAAATCTAAACGAATATTTCTTTGAGGTGGAGTTGGGGCCGCCTTTGAATTCAACTTCGTTTGTGTAAAGATCTTTTACCTCTCCTGCTGAATCGAATTTAATAAAATTTCCGGATGTGAATTTTTCGGATGGGGTAATAATTGAAGGCGAAAATAGCATGTCATTTCGCAATCCATACGCATATATCTTAAGCCGTTGTTTTTTGACTGCAGCATTCACATCCTTGCGTAATAGATCCATCAATTGTTTATAGCCTACTTCGCCAACATCTCCCGATGTTTTTGTGTCACGAGGTAAAAGCTGCACGTTGTAGTATTTAAATACTGGCATGAAAACTCCATTTGCTGATTTAGGTAAATATTTTGATTGTTGCGTTTTGGTAATATCTGTTTATTAATAATTAAATTGCTTCATGGTTATGAGGCTGTTTAGTGTGTTGGCTGATGGCTATTACAAGATTATTGTTCTCCTGATACGACCAACTCCCTAGTCGCCCGAGTCATCGCCACATACAACAACCGCGCCTCCTCATCCTTCCGCCCTTCATCCAC
It encodes:
- a CDS encoding tetratricopeptide repeat protein, producing MIIHDNLNLSYSGASAESLGHFRRALHQFQCYIEDPVASVDAAIKASPEFVMGHILKAYLHLLGTEPAAIPVARGCLAATVGMPANARERGHIDAVAQMLDGQWRRAGRLLEDVSIDHPRDILALQAGHLADFYVGNTRMLRDRIARALPAWSPDLPGYHALLGMHAFGLEENADYARAEAQGRAAVELEPRDGWAQHAVAHVMEMQCRTPDGIAWMRANPAAWSTDSFFKVHLWWHLALFHLELGEIDEVLALFDGPIHGERSTMVLDMIDASALLWRLHLRGVDLGQRWSTVADGWQPLATAGNYAFNDVHAVMAFVGARRPDAIAEVLQTQEAVLLGNDDNEAFTREVGHPLTLALKAFGQGAYGDTVRLLRPLREIAHRFGGSHAQRDLLDLTLIEAALRAGQHNLATALCAERLPSRGHSPLTRQLLRRCEPLSLAA
- a CDS encoding AsmA family protein — its product is MTVVRKLGIGVAVLVGLLVVAAGVLYALFDEAAIKRQLVDQVAAKTGRQLTIGGELGLSVWPDVAVRVGQLGLSEADGRSEFLKLSSARIAVAVMPLLSKRLEARRIEIDGLTVNLVKHKDGSLNIDDLTRGKPAPGAAPEAAAGKPGEPLEIDVAGLELRNVRVNWRDEATGKTSEISDLDLSTGALSGNTGSKHFSVEKLKLATQGSSGADHFVLALETPGVVLTAGEAKGETLTFTATLESAGKKVAAKIALQDLAGSLDALTIRNLAFGLDGKVGEAEFKADLSSPVSLNGKDKILTLAKLAGSLEVSSPALPMKQVKLPMDGRLTADIGRQRADLALKTRLDDAQMDLKLLVERFSPLALDFTLGIDQLNVDRYLPPKKAGSGGKATAKTETGGGAEAKIDLSALKGLDLKGAIKIGRLQAHKLKLSGLDVQIEAAGGRLQVAPLRASLYGGSLDGALAVNAANNQFSLRQNLRGIDISPLLKDLADKDFLEGHGNVSLDVMTRGDTVSALKRGLAGKAALDLRDGAIKGINVAKLLRSAKNLLGGKQAVSGTADTAEKTEFSGMTASFTIDGGIARNNDLSLKSPVVRLAGEGAIDIGHDRVDYLAKVSVDESLTGPGSELAQLKGISVPLRLRGPYSQIAYTLELDKLLVEVAKSQLKEKAKEALGKELQKLFGR
- a CDS encoding TIR domain-containing protein; the encoded protein is MRAIFISYRREDAEGQAGRLFDDLISHFGEDTVFMDVAGIEPGRDFRRVIDEHVASCGVLLAIIGKSWVDATDEAGQRRLDDPLDFVRLETASALKRDIPVVPVLVHGARMPRADQLPTDLTELAYRNGVELTHARWDSDVQVLIKALSPHVASLQQGGVETSEKAAVPGRSTPKTEDGATSPRAAPAAGKNSLTLIALSLTAIALGAGGYWVYQNTAEQERSATEKALAADSDRLAQEYARKAEADKMAAEKARVAEADKMARDRANQQAEADKLAAEKAKLNAERRSLESAKAQAQAEADRIAGERREADKLAAEKAAEADRVAAERARLARTGWRSHDFPAPNGGLAVFRIMSDGNPACASYNAASCLWGVTYDKLDLSRLRPLVCGDAHRARWGVTGYEDPKHWCSIARRLRPVRAE
- a CDS encoding leucine-rich repeat domain-containing protein — protein: MNLSMDEFRKQLQDAVLAAQEQARRAGPQPWHGFWYHRPGEDFPPRSVRQPEDYAGGENLAIACTQTDLPAKAQKALVQAWCEFLPTLNGVRYLWFQSRTPQALFDAACRIPSLEGLYVKWSNISSLAALPALDRLQALHLGSSPGVTNIDVLGEMSSLRWLELDNLKAITDLSPLATLTDLEGLGFSGAERKRQTLATLAPLADLTRLRWLHLGAVHVADGSLRPLGKLKALRWIGLGNFFDVGEFAWLAATLPEVTSDWTKPYLDLSHLGIRCKKCRANAMVMLTGKGRGTICPECDAWKLQKQLAAFQPAP
- a CDS encoding DUF4747 family protein, with product MPVFKYYNVQLLPRDTKTSGDVGEVGYKQLMDLLRKDVNAAVKKQRLKIYAYGLRNDMLFSPSIITPSEKFTSGNFIKFDSAGEVKDLYTNEVEFKGGPNSTSKKYSFRFVFDHTRHIMAVQNSDKNGSLPAASVFTLALKDFLKPIVESSFSDYELKVIELSSSSALDDVFKKACGYNRIEVELTFANSDQFVDAVVSQLKSNNVHTLGHIEKTDSPGKMGLSDYSRMFLNTAKVYGNASISYMEKIGKSIRRRVFHMNNHPLKKNVVQGTSDSEDRLIMNVLASIPVAEAESRRKV